The window ATGCCAACCCTTGCAATAACTTGTTCTTCCGCTTCTGTTTCATAATCTATATAAGCTCCTATACCATCTGTTCCTTTAGCTGAACGCTGATCTTCAATAATATCACCCCCGCTAAATATCCCAAAAGAATCAAAAGGCTTGTTAAATTCTGCGAAAAAATACCAGGTCAGTGGTTTGCCTGAATAAAATTCCAAAGTTGTATAACCTGCAACCTGATTATCATCAATTACTTCAATAAATGCTTCTTTGTGTAATTCAGACTCCTCTGGCTCACGTGTTATATCAATTACAATGTGGGCATTACTTGTTTCAGGAAAGGTATACCTATGCACGCCAACCCGTTCCGTTGATGTTAACTCTGCTGTAATATCATAATCGTCAAGGAGTACCTTATAATAACCCATATGCGCTTCTTCATTATCATGGGAAAAACGAGACCTGTATCCTTTTTCCGGTTCATCCTCAATCCCCGGTTCAATCTGCAAAGTACCTGCCATCGGCATAAGTGAAATCTGGGCATACTTCGCAACATGACCAATACCAGTGCCACTCAAATTGGTATGGGTGAAGCCAATTATTGTTTTACTGTCTCTGCCGTGAGGTTCACTACTATAGGAATATCCTTTATCTCTTATAGCTCCGGTGGCAGGACTTAATTGAACCATGCCAAAAGGTTGGGCAGCTCCGGGAAATGTATGCCCATAGACTGCAGTTCCTATAAAAGGATTTACATAATCTATGGGTTCATTGGTATTATTTTCTGAAGAACAGCCACCAACAAAAAGTAATGAAGCTATTGCAATTAACTTTAGTAAAATACGATTTATCATAATTGAAAATTTATTCCAATTGTTAATTATCTATTTCTATTCCAGTTTCTGCCTCAATTGCCACACATAAGGCAGACAGGTCTCCAATTCGCTCACCCAACTCAGCCGGAACAATTTGACAGGCACTTACTGCCCCAGGCAAAGCTTCTTGTTTAACAATTTCTCGGGCAGGATCCAGCAACAGATCACCCAATCTAACTGCCATACTCCCTACAACAATTAATTCAGGATTTAAAATATCAAGTAAAACAGACAAGCCTTTCCCAAAATACTTCCCGCTTTTCTTAATGACTTTAAGTGCTATTTCATCTCCCTTTTTTGCTAATTCAACAACATCTTTACCTGTTATTTTAAAAGGTTCCTTATACTTTTCAAGCATTTGTTGTTCTCCAATTTGTTCTTTAAGACAAAGAAGTTCGAAGGCCATCATCTGAGATAGACCGGTACCACTACAAAATCCTTCAAAAGAACCCCTTTTGTTATATCCAATAGGCCCATCACTGTCTAACCGAATATGCCCGGCTTCTCCTCCGAGATCGTTGGTACCGGAATACAATTGTCCATTCAGAATCAAACCTGCTCCAAGTCCGGTACCGAAGGTTAAAAAAATCAAATTGTTATATCCTTTACCTGCTCCATATCTCCATTCAGCTAATGCTCCTGCGTTTGCATCATTTTCAATAGCAACCGGGACCTGAAATTTATCCGTGAGAATTTTTACTATAGGTACTTTATCCCATCCGGGAAGATTGGGAGGAGAACAAATCATTCCCTCTTTACTGTTCAAAGGTCCGCCACAACTGATTCCAATACTTGATATTTTTTGTTTGTGAGAAAATTCGGATATCTGCTCTATAAAAAAATCAACCGTGGGCTGCCAGTTGTTTTTACCTTTGGTAGTAGCTATTTGTTTCCTTTGATCAATATTTCCTTGGTCATCAATTAACAAAACCGCCGACTTTGTGCCGCCAATATCAATACCAATATACCATTGTTTATTCATTTTTAATTGGGTTTTAGACTTATTTACTTAGTAAATCTCATATTATAAATCGCCAGAAAGCTTAAATAAAGAAAAATTCCAAGTGGAATCAGGAAACTTATTTGGATAGACCATTCTGCAACCACTCCCATAATGGCCGGAATAAAAGCCCCTCCGACTATTGCCATAACAAGCAATCCCGAGAGTTCATTGTCCCTTTCCGGCATGCTATCAATGAGAATAGAAAAAATAAGGGGAAAAATATTTCCAAAACCTATTCCGGCAATAAAAATAGAGACAATCACAATTGTTTCGGATGGCATAAACATGCCCAATAAACCTGCCAATCCTACCAATGAACTGATAATGAAAAATCTTTTAGGAGATAAATAGTTGAGTATTATTGAACCAAGCAATCTGCCGATGACCAATGATGTAAGAAAAAAACCTATGCCTAATGTTGCCAGGCGCTCGATATCCAGTCCAAATCTATTCTCAAGGTATGTTGCAATCCAGGAATTCAAACCTACTTCTGCACCTACATATAAAAAAATCCCCAATACCATTAAAGATACACGCCGGATTTTTAAAAGTGCAAAGCTGCTGCCTACGCTGGCCAAACTGTTTAATCCTTTGGCCTCGCTGGAGTTTACCATCTTAAGAGGTAAAATGGCAAACAAGGTAATGGCCACAACAATAGCATAAATCAAAAAAATGTTTTGCCAGGCCAGGCCAAGAAAAACGATTAACGGAACAACATAAGGCCCTGTATTGGTACCTATGCTTTTAATGAACTGAGCAAATGTGAGGTTCCTTGAATATTTGCCCTCTTCAGAAACATCTCTCATAGCTGGATTTCCTGCAACCTGGAGCCCACACATACCTATTCCCACCATAAATATGGCAATAAGTACATAATAATACTGAGCAATGCTGATGCTTGGTATCAGTAATCCAATAAGTGCAATCAAAAGAAATGTAATCAACACGTACTTTTTCCCTTTCCTGTCCGATAAAATTCCGATGGGTAC is drawn from Bacteroidales bacterium and contains these coding sequences:
- a CDS encoding ROK family protein; the encoded protein is MNKQWYIGIDIGGTKSAVLLIDDQGNIDQRKQIATTKGKNNWQPTVDFFIEQISEFSHKQKISSIGISCGGPLNSKEGMICSPPNLPGWDKVPIVKILTDKFQVPVAIENDANAGALAEWRYGAGKGYNNLIFLTFGTGLGAGLILNGQLYSGTNDLGGEAGHIRLDSDGPIGYNKRGSFEGFCSGTGLSQMMAFELLCLKEQIGEQQMLEKYKEPFKITGKDVVELAKKGDEIALKVIKKSGKYFGKGLSVLLDILNPELIVVGSMAVRLGDLLLDPAREIVKQEALPGAVSACQIVPAELGERIGDLSALCVAIEAETGIEIDN
- a CDS encoding MFS transporter — translated: MKLKTLPIFLAFFVMGFGDVVGTLVGFATKEFDLSSSLAGLLPFAGLIPFGLFSVPIGILSDRKGKKYVLITFLLIALIGLLIPSISIAQYYYVLIAIFMVGIGMCGLQVAGNPAMRDVSEEGKYSRNLTFAQFIKSIGTNTGPYVVPLIVFLGLAWQNIFLIYAIVVAITLFAILPLKMVNSSEAKGLNSLASVGSSFALLKIRRVSLMVLGIFLYVGAEVGLNSWIATYLENRFGLDIERLATLGIGFFLTSLVIGRLLGSIILNYLSPKRFFIISSLVGLAGLLGMFMPSETIVIVSIFIAGIGFGNIFPLIFSILIDSMPERDNELSGLLVMAIVGGAFIPAIMGVVAEWSIQISFLIPLGIFLYLSFLAIYNMRFTK